From Mustela erminea isolate mMusErm1 chromosome 1, mMusErm1.Pri, whole genome shotgun sequence, a single genomic window includes:
- the GRIN3B gene encoding glutamate receptor ionotropic, NMDA 3B, with product MEFVRTLWLCLALALGPGPAGGHPQPCGVLARLGGSVRLGALLPRAPAARARVLAALARAALASRLPHNLSLELAAAAPPARDPASLARGLCQTLAAPGVAAVLAFPEARPELLQLHFLAAATETPVLSVLRREARAPLGVPNPFHLQLDWASPLETLLDVLVALLRAHAWEEASLVLCRVRDPAGLVALWTARAGRAPKLVLDLSRPDTGAKGLQARLAPLGAPAGGSAPAPAAVLLGCSPARAWQVLQAVPPGPPHWLLGTPLSAEVLPSEGLPLGLLALGEVARPPLEAAVHDAVELVVRALGHAARVEPEHALLPTTVNCNDRQLAGPVSSGRLLARFLANTSFRGRTGPVWVSRSSQVHISRYFRVWSLRQDPRGAPAWATVGSWRAGRLESGPGGAAAQPPPSPGARARPKLRVVTLVEHPFVFAREPDEDGQCPAGQLCLAPGTNDSATLDALFAALANGSVPRALRRCCFGYCIDLLERLADDTPFDFELYIVGDGKYGALRDGRWTGLVGDLLAGRAHMAVTSFSINSARSQVLDFSSPFFSTSLGIMVRARDTASPIGAFMWPLHWSMWLGVFAALHLTALFLTLYEWRSPYGLTPRGRNRATVFSYSSALNLCYAILFGRTVSSKTPKCPTGRLLMNLWAIFCLLVLSSYTANLAAVMVGDKTFLELSGIHDPKLHHPSQGFRVGTVWESSAEAYIKKSFPDLHAHMRRHSAPTTPHGVAMLTSDPPKLNAFIMDKSLLDYEVSIDADCKLLTVGKPFAMEGYGIGLPQNSPLTSNLSEFISRYKSSGFIDLLHDKWYRMVPCGKRVLAVTETLQVGIYHFSGLFVLLCLGLGSALLSCLGEHVFYHLVLPRIRRGKKLQYWLHTSQRIHRALNTEPPGAEEPGPRALEDQQQDAPAASAGAANWTRVRRAVARERRVRFLLEPAEAAAAPDSEEAGRPEGPVWLCSNGRLPAVLPSGPPGPGELQELEQRIESARERLRQALARRGELLAQLGDGDRPLRLLRST from the exons ATGGAGTTTGTGCGGACGCTGTGGCTCTGCCTGGCGCTGGCGCTGGGGCCGGGGCCCGCCGGGGGCCACCCGCAGCCGTGCGGCGTCCTGGcgcgcctggggggctcggtgCGCCTGGGCGCCCTCCTGCCCCGcgcgcccgccgcccgcgcccgcgtCCTCGCCGCCCTGGCCCGGGCCGCCCTGGCGTCGCGGCTGCCGCACAACCTGAGCCTGGAGCTGGCGGCCGCCGCGCCCCCTGCCCGCGACCCCGCCTCGCTGGCCCGTGGCCTGTGCCAGACGCTGGCGGCCCCGGGCGTGGCGGCCGTGCTGGCCTTCCCGGAGGCGCGGCCCGAGCTGCTGCAGCTGCACTTCCTGGCGGCGGCCACGGAGACCCCCGTGCTCAGCGTGCTGCGGCGGGAGGCGCGCGCGCCCCTCGGGGTCCCG AACCCGTTCCACCTACAGCTGGACTGGGCCAGCCCCCTGGAGACGCTGCTGGACGTGCTGGTGGCTCTGCTGCGGGCGCATGCCTGGGAGGAGGCCAGCCTGGTGCTCTGCCGTGTGCGGGACCCTGCTGGCCTGGTGGCCCTCTGGACAGCCCGAGCCGGCAGGGCCCCAAAGCTGGTGCTGGACTTGAGTCGGCCAGATACAGGCGCCAAGGGGCTGCAGGCACGCCTGGCCCCCCTGGGGGCTCCAGCAGGGGGCTCGGCTCCTGCCCCCGCGGCTGTGCTCCTGGGTTGCAGCCCCGCCCGTGCATGGCAGGTGTTGCAGGCCGTACCCCCCGGCCCTCCCCACTGGCTGCTGGGCACGCCACTGTCCGCCGAGGTCCTGCCCTCCGAGGGCCTGCCTCTGGGGCTGCTGGCCCTGGGCGAGGTGGCCCGGCCGCCGCTGGAGGCCGCTGTTCACGACGCTGTGGAGCTGGTGGTGCGAGCCCTGGGTCATGCCGCGCGGGTGGAGCCGGAGCACGCCCTCCTGCCCACCACGGTCAACTGCAACGACCGGCAGCTGGCCGGACCCGTGTCCTCCGGCCGCCTCTTGGCGCG gttCCTGGCCAACACGTCCTTCCGGGGCCGCACGGGACCCGTGTGGGTGAGCCGCTCTTCCCAGGTACACATCTCCCGGTACTTCCGAGTGTGGAGCCTGCGCCAGGACCCGCGGGGTGCCCCGGCCTGGGCCACCGTGGGCAGCTGGCGGGCTGGGCGGCTGGAGTCCGGGCCGGGCGGCGCCGCCGCACAGCCCCCGCCCTCGCCGGGAGCCCGAGCGCGGCCCAAGCTGCGCGTGGTGACGCTGGTGGAGCATCCCTTCGTGTTTGCCCGGGAGCCGGACGAGGACGGGCAGTGCCCCGCGGGGCAGCTGTGCCTGGCCCCCGGCACCAACGACTCGGCCACCCTGGACGCGCTGTTCGCCGCGCTGGCCAACGGCTCGGTACCCCGCGCCCTGCGCAGGTGCTGCTTCGGCTACTGCATCGACCTGCTGGAGCGCCTGGCGGACGACACGCCCTTCGACTTCGAGCTGTACATCGTGGGTGACGGCAAGTATGGCGCCCTGCGGGACGGCCGCTGGACTGGCCTGGTGGGGGACCTGCTGGCCGGCAGGGCGCACATGGCCGTCACCAGCTTCAGCATCAACTCGGCCCGCTCCCAGGTGCTGGACTTCAGCAGCCCCTTCTTCTCCACCAGCCTGGGTATCATGGTGCGGGCCCGCGACACGGCCTCGCCCATCGGCGCCTTCATGTGGCCGCTGCACTGGTCCATGTGGCTGGGCGTCTTTGCCGCCCTGCACCTCACGGCGCTCTTCCTCACACTGTACGAGTGGCGCAGCCCCTACGGCCTCACGCCCCGTGGCCGGAACCGGGCCACCGTGTTCTCCTACTCCTCGGCCCTCAACCTCTGCTATGCCATCCTCTTCGGACGCACCGTGTCCAGCAAGACGCCCAAGTGCCCCACGGGACGTCTGCTCATGAACCTGTGGGCCatcttctgcctgcttgtgctgtccaGCTACACGGCCAACCTGGCCGCCGTCATGGTCGGGGACAAGACCTTCCTGGAGCTGTCGGGGATCCATGACCCCAAG CTGCACCACCCGTCCCAGGGCTTCCGCGTGGGCACCGTGTGGGAGAGCAGCGCCGAGGCCTACATCAAGAAGAGCTTCCCCGACCTGCACGCGCACATGCGGCGCCACAGCGCGCCCACCACGCCGCACGGCGTCGCCATGCTCAC GAGCGACCCCCCCAAACTCAACGCCTTCATCATGGACAAGTCGCTCCTGGACTACGAGGTCTCCATCGACGCCGACTGTAAACTGCTGACCGTGGGCAAGCCTTTCGCCATGGAGG GCTACGGCATCGGACTCCCTCAGAACTCGCCGCTCACCTCCAACCTGTCCGAGTTCATCAGCCGCTACAAGTCCTCCGGTTTCATCGACTTGCTGCACGACAAGTGGTACCGGATGGTTCCTTGTGGGAAGCGCGTCCTCGCCGTTACAGAG ACGCTGCAGGTGGGCATCTACCACTTCTCCGGACTCTTCGTGCTGCTCTGCCTGGGGCTGGGCAGCGCTCTGCTCAGCTGCCTGGGCGAGCACGTCTTCTACCACCTGGTGCTCCCGCGCATCCGCAGGGGCAAGAAGCTGCAGTACTGGCTGCACACGAGCCAG AGAATCCACCGCGCCCTCAACACAGAGCCTCCAGGAGCCGAAGAGCCAGGCCCCAG GGCTCTGGAGGACCAGCAGCAGGACGCACCGGCAGCGTCTGCGGGCGCGGCGAACTGGACCCGGGTGCGCCGGGCCGTGGCGAGGGAGCGTCGCGTGCGCTTCCTGCTGGAGCCCGCAGAAGCCGCCGCGGCGCCTGACTCGGAGGAGGCGGGGCGGCCAGAGGGCCCGGTCTGGCTGTGTTCCAACGGCCGCCTACCAGCTGTGCTGCCCTCGGGCCCTCCCGGTCCCGGCGAGCTGCAGGAGCTGGAGCAGCGCATCGAGAGTGCGCGGGAGCGGCTCCGCCAGGCCCTGGCGCGGCGAGGCGAGCTGCTGGCCCAGCTGGGGGACGGGGACCGGCCTTTGCGCCTGCTCCGAAGCACCTGA
- the TMEM259 gene encoding membralin isoform X1, whose amino-acid sequence MSEHAAPGAPGPGPNGGGGGGGPVPARGPRTPNLNPNPLINVRDRLFHALFFKMAVTYSRLFPPAFRRLFEFFVLLKALFVLFVLAYIHIVFSRSPINCLEHVRDKWPREGILRVEVQQNSSRAPVFLQFCDGGRRGSFPGLAVEPGSPEPEEDEEEELAVDMFGNTSIKFELDIEPKVLKPPGSAEAPNDSQELPFPETPTKVWPQDEYVVEYSLEYGFLRLSQATRQRLSIPVMVVTLDPSRDQCFGDRFSRLLLAEFLGYDDILMSSVKGLAENEENKGFLRNVVSGEHYRFVSMWMARTSYLAAFVIMVIFTLSVSMLLRYSHHQIFVFIVDLLQMLEMNMAIAFPAAPLLTVILALVGMEAIMSEFFNDTTTAFYIILIVWLADQYDAICCHTNTSKRHWLRFFYLYHFAFYAYHYRFNGQYSSLALVTSWLFIQHSMIYFFHHYELPAILQQIRIQEMLLQTPPLGAGAPTALPDDLNNNGGSPAATPDPAGQPPALGPSVPGGSGGPSPVAEAPSSLVAAAASVAAAASGDLGWMAETAAMITDASFLSGLSASLLERRPAGPLSPGGGLSRVPQDSAPSSNSLARDTAPPAAGVSGPTPTPTAPVDPSPEVGS is encoded by the exons ATGTCGGAGCACGCGGCGCCCGGGGCTCCGGGGCCTGGGCCcaacggcggcggcggcggcggcggcccggtCCCCGCGCGCGGGCCTCGCACCCCCAACCTCAACCCCAACCCGCTCATCAACGTGCGCGACCGGCTCTTCCACGCGCTCTTCTTCAAGATGGCTGTCACCTATTCGCGGCTCTTCCCGCCCGCCTTCCGCCGGCTCTTCGAGTTCTTCGTGCTGCTCAAG gcGCTGTTCGTCCTCTTCGTCCTGGCCTACATCCACATCGTCTTCTCTCGCTCGCCCATCAACTGCCTGGAGCACGTGCGCGACAAGTGGCCGCGGGAGGGCATCCTGCGTGTCGAGGTGCAGCAGAACTCCAGCCGCGCGCCCGTCTTCCTGCAGTTCTGTGACGGCGGCCGCCGCGGCAGCTTTCCCGGCCTGGCCGTAGAGCCGGGCAGCCCGGAGCctgaggaggacgaggaggaggagctggccgTGGACATGTTTGGGAACACGTCCATCAAG TTCGAGCTGGACATTGAGCCCAAGGTGTTGAAGCCACCGGGCAGTGCTGAGGCCCCGAATGACAGCCAGGAGCTCCCCTTCCCAGAGACACCCACAAAAG TGTGGCCGCAGGACGAGTATGTCGTGGAGTACTCGCTGGAGTACGGCTTCCTGCGGCTGTCCCAGGCCACGCGGCAGCGGCTCAGCATCCCCGTCATGGTGGTCACTCTGG ACCCCTCACGGGACCAGTGCTTCGGGGACCGCTTCAGCCGCCTGCTGCTGGCCGAGTTCCTGGGCTACGACGACATCCTTATGTCCAGCGTCAAGGGTCTGGCCGAGAACGAGGAGAACAAGG GCTTCCTGCGCAACGTGGTGTCCGGGGAGCACTACCGGTTCGTGAGCATGTGGATGGCCCGCACGTCCTACCTGGCCGCCTTCGTCATCATGGTCATCTTC ACCCTCAGCGTGTCCATGCTGCTCAGATACTCCCACCACCAGATTTTTGTCTTCATTG TGGACCTGCTGCAGATGCTGGAGATGAACATGGCCATCGCCTTCCCCGCCGCGCCCCTGCTCACGGTCATCCTGGCCCTCGTAG GGATGGAGGCCATCATGTCTGAGTTTTTCAACGACACCACCACGGCCTTCTACATCATCCTCATCGTCTGGCTGGCCGACCAGTACGACGCCATCTGCTGCCACACAAACACCAGCAAGAGGCACTGGCTGCG CTTCTTCTACCTGTACCATTTCGCCTTCTACGCCTACCACTACCGCTTCAACGGCCAGTACAGCAGCCTGGCCCTGGTCACTTCCTGGCTGTTCATCCAG caTTCCATGATCTACTTCTTCCACCACTACGAGCTGCCTGCCATCCTGCAGCAGATCCGAATCCAAGAGATGCTGCTGCAGACCCCACCGCTGGGCGCCGGAGCCCCCACGGCGCTTCCCGATGACCTGAACAACAACGGGGGCTCCCCGGCCGCCACCCCTGACCCTGCTGGCCAACCGCCCGCCCTGGGCCCTAGCGTGCCGGGCGGTAGTGGGGGCCCCAGTCCCGTGGCTGAGGCGCCCAGCTCTCTGGTGGCTGCGGCAGCTTCGGTGGCCGCGGCAGCCAGCGGGGACCTGGGCTGGATGGCAGAGACGGCTGCCATGATCACAGACGCCTCCTTCCTGTCTGGCCTCAGTGCCTCCCTCCTGGAGCGGCGGCCCGCTGGTCCACTGAGCCCTGGTGGGGGGCTCTCCCGAGTCCCCCAGGACAGTGCCCCCTCCAGCAACTCCCTGGCACGTGATACAGCGCCCCCAGCTGCCGGGGTGAGTgggcccacccccacccccacagccccagTGGACCCATCCCCAGAGGTTGGTTCCTGA
- the TMEM259 gene encoding membralin isoform X2, producing the protein MSEHAAPGAPGPGPNGGGGGGGPVPARGPRTPNLNPNPLINVRDRLFHALFFKMAVTYSRLFPPAFRRLFEFFVLLKALFVLFVLAYIHIVFSRSPINCLEHVRDKWPREGILRVEVQQNSSRAPVFLQFCDGGRRGSFPGLAVEPGSPEPEEDEEEELAVDMFGNTSIKFELDIEPKVLKPPGSAEAPNDSQELPFPETPTKVWPQDEYVVEYSLEYGFLRLSQATRQRLSIPVMVVTLDPSRDQCFGDRFSRLLLAEFLGYDDILMSSVKGLAENEENKGFLRNVVSGEHYRFVSMWMARTSYLAAFVIMVIFTLSVSMLLRYSHHQIFVFIDLLQMLEMNMAIAFPAAPLLTVILALVGMEAIMSEFFNDTTTAFYIILIVWLADQYDAICCHTNTSKRHWLRFFYLYHFAFYAYHYRFNGQYSSLALVTSWLFIQHSMIYFFHHYELPAILQQIRIQEMLLQTPPLGAGAPTALPDDLNNNGGSPAATPDPAGQPPALGPSVPGGSGGPSPVAEAPSSLVAAAASVAAAASGDLGWMAETAAMITDASFLSGLSASLLERRPAGPLSPGGGLSRVPQDSAPSSNSLARDTAPPAAGVSGPTPTPTAPVDPSPEVGS; encoded by the exons ATGTCGGAGCACGCGGCGCCCGGGGCTCCGGGGCCTGGGCCcaacggcggcggcggcggcggcggcccggtCCCCGCGCGCGGGCCTCGCACCCCCAACCTCAACCCCAACCCGCTCATCAACGTGCGCGACCGGCTCTTCCACGCGCTCTTCTTCAAGATGGCTGTCACCTATTCGCGGCTCTTCCCGCCCGCCTTCCGCCGGCTCTTCGAGTTCTTCGTGCTGCTCAAG gcGCTGTTCGTCCTCTTCGTCCTGGCCTACATCCACATCGTCTTCTCTCGCTCGCCCATCAACTGCCTGGAGCACGTGCGCGACAAGTGGCCGCGGGAGGGCATCCTGCGTGTCGAGGTGCAGCAGAACTCCAGCCGCGCGCCCGTCTTCCTGCAGTTCTGTGACGGCGGCCGCCGCGGCAGCTTTCCCGGCCTGGCCGTAGAGCCGGGCAGCCCGGAGCctgaggaggacgaggaggaggagctggccgTGGACATGTTTGGGAACACGTCCATCAAG TTCGAGCTGGACATTGAGCCCAAGGTGTTGAAGCCACCGGGCAGTGCTGAGGCCCCGAATGACAGCCAGGAGCTCCCCTTCCCAGAGACACCCACAAAAG TGTGGCCGCAGGACGAGTATGTCGTGGAGTACTCGCTGGAGTACGGCTTCCTGCGGCTGTCCCAGGCCACGCGGCAGCGGCTCAGCATCCCCGTCATGGTGGTCACTCTGG ACCCCTCACGGGACCAGTGCTTCGGGGACCGCTTCAGCCGCCTGCTGCTGGCCGAGTTCCTGGGCTACGACGACATCCTTATGTCCAGCGTCAAGGGTCTGGCCGAGAACGAGGAGAACAAGG GCTTCCTGCGCAACGTGGTGTCCGGGGAGCACTACCGGTTCGTGAGCATGTGGATGGCCCGCACGTCCTACCTGGCCGCCTTCGTCATCATGGTCATCTTC ACCCTCAGCGTGTCCATGCTGCTCAGATACTCCCACCACCAGATTTTTGTCTTCATTG ACCTGCTGCAGATGCTGGAGATGAACATGGCCATCGCCTTCCCCGCCGCGCCCCTGCTCACGGTCATCCTGGCCCTCGTAG GGATGGAGGCCATCATGTCTGAGTTTTTCAACGACACCACCACGGCCTTCTACATCATCCTCATCGTCTGGCTGGCCGACCAGTACGACGCCATCTGCTGCCACACAAACACCAGCAAGAGGCACTGGCTGCG CTTCTTCTACCTGTACCATTTCGCCTTCTACGCCTACCACTACCGCTTCAACGGCCAGTACAGCAGCCTGGCCCTGGTCACTTCCTGGCTGTTCATCCAG caTTCCATGATCTACTTCTTCCACCACTACGAGCTGCCTGCCATCCTGCAGCAGATCCGAATCCAAGAGATGCTGCTGCAGACCCCACCGCTGGGCGCCGGAGCCCCCACGGCGCTTCCCGATGACCTGAACAACAACGGGGGCTCCCCGGCCGCCACCCCTGACCCTGCTGGCCAACCGCCCGCCCTGGGCCCTAGCGTGCCGGGCGGTAGTGGGGGCCCCAGTCCCGTGGCTGAGGCGCCCAGCTCTCTGGTGGCTGCGGCAGCTTCGGTGGCCGCGGCAGCCAGCGGGGACCTGGGCTGGATGGCAGAGACGGCTGCCATGATCACAGACGCCTCCTTCCTGTCTGGCCTCAGTGCCTCCCTCCTGGAGCGGCGGCCCGCTGGTCCACTGAGCCCTGGTGGGGGGCTCTCCCGAGTCCCCCAGGACAGTGCCCCCTCCAGCAACTCCCTGGCACGTGATACAGCGCCCCCAGCTGCCGGGGTGAGTgggcccacccccacccccacagccccagTGGACCCATCCCCAGAGGTTGGTTCCTGA
- the CNN2 gene encoding calponin-2 isoform X2, giving the protein MSSTQFNKGPSYGLSAEVKNRLLSKYDPQKEAELRGWIEGLTGLSIGPDFQKGLKDGVILCTLMNKLQPGSVPKINRSMQNWHQLENLSNFIKAMVSYGMNPVDLFEANDLFESGNMTQVQVSLLALAGKAKTKGLQSGVDIGVKYSEKQERNFDDATMKAGQCVIGLQMGTNKCASQSGMTAYGTRRHLYDPKNHILPPMDHSTISLQMGTNKCASQVGMTAPGTRRHIYDTKLGTDKCDNSSVSLQMGHAKGANQSGQVFGLGRQICDPKYCPQGPAADGASAAAGDCPGSGEAPEYAPYHPQEEAGY; this is encoded by the exons ATGAGCTCCACGCAGTTCAACAAGGGGCCCTCGTACGGGCTGTCGGCCGAGGTCAAGAACCGG ctgCTGTCCAAATATGACCCCCAGAAGGAGGCAGAGCTCCGCGGCTGGATCGAAGGGCTCACAGGCCTGTCTATCGGGCCTGACTTCCAGAAGGGTCTGAAAGATGGAGTCATCCTGTGCAC ACTCATGAATAAGCTGCAACCAGGCTCGGTCCCCAAGATCAACCGTTCCATGCAGAACTGGCACCAG ctgGAAAACCTGTCCAACTTCATCAAGGCCATGGTCAGCTACGGCATGAACCCCGTGGACCTGTTTGAGGCCAACGACCTGTTTGAGAGCGGGAACATGACGCAGGTGCAGGTGTCTCTTCTTGCCCTGGCCGGGAAG GCCAAGACAAAGGGGCTCCAGAGCGGCGTGGACATTGGTGTCAAGTACTCAGAGAAGCAGGAGCGCAACTTTGACGATGCCACCATGAAGGCAGGCCAGTGCGTCATCGGGCTCCAG aTGGGCACCAACAAGTGCGCCAGTCAGTCGGGCATGACGGCCTACGGCACAAGAAGGCATCTGTACGACCCCAAGAACCACATCCTGCCCCCCATGGACCACTCGACCATCAGTCTCCAGATGGGCACCAACAAGTGTGCCAGCCAG GTGGGCATGACGGCTCCGGGGACCCGGCGGCATATCTACGACACCAAGCTGGGGACCGACAAGTGTGACAACTCCTCCGTGTCCCTGCAGATGGGCCACGCGAAGGGTGCCAACCAGAGCGGCCAGGTCTTTGGCTTGGGGCGCCAGATCTGTGACCCCAAGTACTGCCCTCAAGGCCCCGCGGCCGATGGGGCTTCGGCGGCTGCGGGCGACTGCCCGGGCTCAGGGGAGGCCCCGGAGTATGCCCCCTACCACCCCCAGGAGGAGGCTGGTTACTGA
- the CNN2 gene encoding calponin-2 isoform X1 codes for MVKMVNIMSVSQLSKNSREEAASPGDKLLSKYDPQKEAELRGWIEGLTGLSIGPDFQKGLKDGVILCTLMNKLQPGSVPKINRSMQNWHQLENLSNFIKAMVSYGMNPVDLFEANDLFESGNMTQVQVSLLALAGKAKTKGLQSGVDIGVKYSEKQERNFDDATMKAGQCVIGLQMGTNKCASQSGMTAYGTRRHLYDPKNHILPPMDHSTISLQMGTNKCASQVGMTAPGTRRHIYDTKLGTDKCDNSSVSLQMGHAKGANQSGQVFGLGRQICDPKYCPQGPAADGASAAAGDCPGSGEAPEYAPYHPQEEAGY; via the exons ATGGTGAAAATGGTCAACATTATGAGTGTCTCACAACTATCTAAAAACAGCAGAGAAGAGGCAGCCTCTCCAGGGGACAAG ctgCTGTCCAAATATGACCCCCAGAAGGAGGCAGAGCTCCGCGGCTGGATCGAAGGGCTCACAGGCCTGTCTATCGGGCCTGACTTCCAGAAGGGTCTGAAAGATGGAGTCATCCTGTGCAC ACTCATGAATAAGCTGCAACCAGGCTCGGTCCCCAAGATCAACCGTTCCATGCAGAACTGGCACCAG ctgGAAAACCTGTCCAACTTCATCAAGGCCATGGTCAGCTACGGCATGAACCCCGTGGACCTGTTTGAGGCCAACGACCTGTTTGAGAGCGGGAACATGACGCAGGTGCAGGTGTCTCTTCTTGCCCTGGCCGGGAAG GCCAAGACAAAGGGGCTCCAGAGCGGCGTGGACATTGGTGTCAAGTACTCAGAGAAGCAGGAGCGCAACTTTGACGATGCCACCATGAAGGCAGGCCAGTGCGTCATCGGGCTCCAG aTGGGCACCAACAAGTGCGCCAGTCAGTCGGGCATGACGGCCTACGGCACAAGAAGGCATCTGTACGACCCCAAGAACCACATCCTGCCCCCCATGGACCACTCGACCATCAGTCTCCAGATGGGCACCAACAAGTGTGCCAGCCAG GTGGGCATGACGGCTCCGGGGACCCGGCGGCATATCTACGACACCAAGCTGGGGACCGACAAGTGTGACAACTCCTCCGTGTCCCTGCAGATGGGCCACGCGAAGGGTGCCAACCAGAGCGGCCAGGTCTTTGGCTTGGGGCGCCAGATCTGTGACCCCAAGTACTGCCCTCAAGGCCCCGCGGCCGATGGGGCTTCGGCGGCTGCGGGCGACTGCCCGGGCTCAGGGGAGGCCCCGGAGTATGCCCCCTACCACCCCCAGGAGGAGGCTGGTTACTGA